A genomic segment from Bacteroidota bacterium encodes:
- a CDS encoding FAD-binding protein, translating to MSYKKIATEDLIYFTSIIGKEFVLTDAVNIEKYGRDETDGVQFPPEVVLKPANAKEISAILKYCNEQLIPVSPRAAGTGLSANSLSVYGGVMLSIERLNQVLKIDERNLQVITEPGVITEVLQNTLQEKGLFYPVDPSSRGTSFIGGNVACNSGGPRAVKYGVVKDFVLNLEVVLANGEIIWTGANTLKNSTGYNITQLMVGSEGTLGIITKIVLKLLSYPKFNNLMLAPFKSMDEASAAVSAVFRAGIVPSSIEFMEREAIEYVMNFLGDVTVPLSDETKATLLIEVDGNDMEVIQKDCEKIYEVLSQFEVGDILFADNEAQKADLWRMRRNIAYAVKKTNVTVEEDTVVPRADLPELLKHIKEVGKKYDFRTVCYGHAGDGNVHVRILKDQLSDEAWKNEVPKGIREIFEKVVQLGGTISGEHGIGWIQIPYMDIKFKPSQLELMRNIKKVFDPNGVLNPGKIF from the coding sequence ATGAGCTATAAGAAAATCGCGACTGAGGACTTAATCTATTTTACTTCTATTATCGGCAAGGAATTTGTTTTGACGGATGCTGTAAACATTGAAAAATACGGTCGAGATGAAACAGACGGTGTTCAATTTCCGCCTGAGGTAGTTTTAAAACCTGCGAACGCGAAAGAAATTTCTGCCATCCTGAAATACTGCAACGAACAACTTATTCCTGTTTCGCCCCGCGCCGCCGGTACCGGACTTTCAGCGAACAGTTTATCTGTTTATGGTGGTGTGATGCTTTCTATCGAACGATTGAATCAAGTTCTGAAAATAGATGAAAGAAACTTGCAAGTAATTACCGAACCGGGTGTAATCACCGAAGTACTTCAAAATACCCTACAAGAAAAAGGACTTTTCTATCCGGTGGATCCCTCGAGTCGTGGTACTTCTTTTATCGGTGGCAACGTAGCTTGCAACAGCGGCGGGCCTCGCGCAGTAAAGTATGGCGTGGTGAAAGATTTTGTATTAAATCTGGAAGTGGTGCTTGCTAACGGTGAAATTATCTGGACTGGTGCTAATACACTTAAAAACTCCACCGGATATAATATTACTCAACTGATGGTGGGCAGCGAAGGAACCCTCGGTATCATCACCAAAATCGTTTTAAAACTCTTGTCTTATCCCAAGTTCAACAACCTCATGCTTGCTCCCTTCAAATCAATGGACGAAGCTAGCGCGGCAGTAAGTGCGGTGTTCCGTGCCGGGATCGTTCCTTCTAGTATCGAATTTATGGAGCGGGAAGCCATTGAATATGTGATGAATTTTCTGGGCGACGTAACGGTTCCTTTATCGGATGAAACAAAAGCGACATTGTTGATTGAAGTGGATGGTAACGATATGGAAGTGATTCAAAAAGACTGCGAAAAGATTTATGAAGTGCTTTCACAGTTTGAAGTAGGAGATATATTATTTGCCGATAACGAAGCCCAGAAGGCAGACCTCTGGCGGATGAGAAGGAATATTGCTTACGCCGTGAAAAAGACCAATGTTACGGTGGAAGAGGACACGGTGGTGCCGCGTGCTGATTTGCCTGAACTATTGAAGCATATCAAAGAGGTAGGCAAGAAATATGATTTCAGAACCGTTTGTTACGGTCATGCAGGAGACGGCAATGTGCATGTGCGCATTCTGAAGGATCAGTTAAGTGACGAGGCTTGGAAAAATGAAGTGCCCAAAGGCATCCGCGAAATATTTGAGAAGGTGGTACAATTAGGCGGTACCATCTCCGGGGAGCACGGAATAGGGTGGATCCAAATTCCTTACATGGATATTAAGTTCAAACCTTCACAATTAGAGTTGATGCGAAATATTAAAAAGGTTTTTGACCCTAACGGAGTGCTCAATCCCGGAAAAATATTTTGA
- the lysA gene encoding diaminopimelate decarboxylase: MIQLEKGHYHIGGIDVEDLCKKYDTPLYVYDAGIIENQYNSLKNAFSGTNTKIKFACKALNNINVMRFLKNLGAGLDTVSIQEVWLGLRAGFEPKDILYTPNCVSLEEIEMAVKEGVQINIDNISILEQFGHKYGSSVPVCIRINPHVMGGGNINISTGHIDSKFGISIYQMRHLERVIKSEKIHVNGIHMHTGSDILDVDVFLRAAQILFEAAEHFPDLEFIDFGSGFKVPYKSDDYFTDVKELGAKLTEGFKDFCKKYGRELELWFEPGKFLVSQSGTFLTKVNVIKQTTATVFVGVDSGMNHLIRPMFYNSYHHITNVSNPEGKLRIYTVVGYICETDTFGWDRKLNEVSEGDIVAFQNAGAYGFTMSSNYNSRFRPAEVMIYQGKDYLIRQRENLDDLLRNQIEVPEFGLAAV, encoded by the coding sequence ATGATTCAATTAGAAAAAGGCCATTATCATATTGGCGGGATAGACGTAGAAGATTTATGCAAGAAGTATGATACCCCTTTGTATGTCTATGACGCGGGTATTATTGAAAATCAATACAATAGCCTGAAGAATGCTTTCAGCGGAACCAATACCAAGATTAAGTTCGCCTGCAAGGCACTGAATAATATCAATGTCATGCGCTTTTTAAAAAACCTCGGTGCAGGGCTTGATACGGTTTCGATTCAGGAGGTATGGTTGGGGCTTCGTGCGGGATTTGAGCCAAAGGATATCTTATACACGCCGAATTGTGTTTCGCTGGAAGAAATTGAAATGGCGGTGAAGGAAGGAGTGCAGATCAATATTGATAACATTTCTATTCTGGAGCAGTTCGGCCATAAGTATGGTTCATCGGTTCCGGTGTGTATTCGGATCAATCCGCATGTGATGGGTGGTGGAAACATCAATATCTCTACCGGGCATATAGATTCCAAATTCGGTATTTCTATTTATCAGATGCGCCACTTGGAGCGGGTGATTAAGAGCGAGAAGATTCATGTCAACGGCATTCACATGCACACCGGCTCAGACATTCTGGATGTAGATGTGTTTCTGCGTGCTGCACAAATTCTATTTGAAGCCGCCGAGCATTTTCCTGATTTAGAGTTCATTGATTTCGGAAGCGGATTCAAAGTGCCCTACAAGTCGGATGATTATTTCACGGATGTAAAAGAACTGGGAGCCAAACTCACAGAAGGATTTAAAGATTTCTGTAAAAAATATGGTCGTGAATTAGAGTTGTGGTTTGAACCGGGGAAATTCTTGGTGAGCCAGAGTGGAACCTTTCTGACGAAAGTAAACGTCATCAAACAGACAACAGCCACCGTTTTCGTAGGCGTTGATTCGGGCATGAACCATTTGATTCGCCCGATGTTTTATAATTCCTATCACCACATCACCAACGTATCGAACCCCGAAGGGAAATTAAGGATTTACACCGTGGTAGGTTATATCTGCGAGACCGACACTTTCGGCTGGGACCGCAAACTAAATGAGGTGAGCGAAGGGGATATTGTCGCTTTCCAAAATGCAGGAGCTTATGGATTCACGATGAGTTCCAACTATAACTCACGATTCCGTCCTGCGGAGGTGATGATCTATCAAGGCAAGGATTACTTGATAAGACAAAGGGAAAACTTAGACGATTTACTGAGGAATCAGATAGAAGTACCTGAATTTGGTTTGGCAGCAGTGTAG